The proteins below come from a single Papaver somniferum cultivar HN1 chromosome 11, ASM357369v1, whole genome shotgun sequence genomic window:
- the LOC113322238 gene encoding coronatine-insensitive protein 1-like, whose translation MANPNMSTRDISNILYDVALECIMDRIDDARDRDSISLVCKKWNNTDALTRKHVTIALCYTTTPSRLSKRFPHLESLKLKGKPRAAMFNLIPDDWGGYAGPWINVISQSFTCLKALHFRRMIITDNDLEILGRSHGSRLHTLMLDKCSGFSTDGLLHITRTCRALKILFLEESTIEEKDGRWLHEVALHNTVLETLNFFLTDLSKIAIEDLELIARNCSKLVSIKISEVEILELIGFFRTATRLEELAGGAFNQQSEMYAAITLPRTLRFLGLGYVGADEMHLIYPFATLLRKLDLQYSLLDTEGHCQLIQRCPNLEVLEARNVIGDRGLEILAQYCKKLKRLRIERGADEGMEDEQGVVSQRGLSALAQGCVELEYLAVYVSDITNASLECIGTHCKSLCDFRLVLLDREENITELPLDNGVRALLMGCQKLRRFALYLRAGGLTDVGLRYVGQYSNNVRWILLGYVGETDEGLIEFSRGCPNLQKLEVRGCCFSERALAEAVLQLTSLRYLWVQGYRASPQPGSDLLPMVRDFWNIEYIPPRQVIHNENVTIDHPAQILAYYSLAGQRTDYPSTVIPWI comes from the exons ATGGCGAATCCAAATATGAGCACAAGGGATATCAGTAATATTCTATATGATGTTGCATTAGAATGCATAATGGATCGAATAGATGATGCAAGAGATAGGGATTCAATATCTTTAGTATGCAAGAAATGGAATAATACAGATGCTTTAACTCGTAAACATGTTACGATTGCTTTATGTTATACGACTACGCCGAGTCGATTGAGTAAAAGGTTTCCACATTTGGAGTCCTTGAAATTGAAAGGTAAACCTAGAGCTGCAATGTTTAATTTGATACCGGATGATTGGGGAGGATATGCTGGTCCATGGATTAATGTGATTTCTCAGTCTTTTACATGTTTGAAGGCGCTTCATTTTCGAAGGATGATTATTACGGATAATGATCTTGAAATTCTTGGTAGATCTCATGGAAGTAGGCTTCATACTCTTATGCTGGATAAATGTTCTGGATTCTCTACTGATGGACTTTTACATATTACACGCACTTGCAG AGCTCTGAAAATCCTGTTTCTGGAAGAGAGCACAATAGAAGAGAAGGACGGTAGATGGCTCCACGAGGTTGCTCTACACAACACAGTGCTAGAGACACTGAACTTCTTTTTAACTGATCTAAGCAAGATTGCTATCGAAGACCTTGAACTAATTGCCAGAAACTGCAGTAAATTAGTCTCCATTAAAATTAGTGAAGTCGAGATCCTTGAACTAATTGGCTTTTTCCGGACAGCTACAAGATTAGAGGAGCTTGCTGGGGGTGCCTTTAATCAGCAATCAGAAATGTATGCAGCCATTACTCTCCCAAGAACTTTGCGTTTTTTGGGTCTAGGCTACGTTGGAGCTGATGAGATGCACCTAATATACCCTTTTGCAACCTTACTGAGGAAACTTGATCTTCAATATTCGTTGCTTGATACAGAAGGTCACTGCCAGTTGATTCAACGGTGCCCAAATTTAGAAGTTCTGGAG GCCAGGAATGTGATTGGAGACAGAGGGCTTGAGATTCTTGCTCAGTACTGTAAGAAGTTAAAAAGACTTAGAATTGAGAGAGGCGCTGATGAGGGTATGGAGGACGAACAAGGGGTTGTATCACAGAGAGGATTATCTGCGTTAGCACAGGGTTGTGTTGAGCTGGAATATCTGGCCGTATATGTTTCTGATATCACTAATGCATCGTTGGAATGTATAGGCACTCACTGCAAAAGCCTGTGCGATTTTCGCCTAGTTTTACTCGACCGAGAAGAAAATATAACAGAATTGCCCCTTGACAATGGTGTCCGAGCTCTATTGATGGGTTGCCAGAAGCTTAGGAGGTTTGCTCTCTATCTACGAGCTGGGGGGTTGACTGATGTTGGCCTCAGGTATGTTGGGCAATACAGTAACAAtgttaggtggatacttttgggTTATGTGGGAGAAACAGATGAAGGACTTATAGAGTTCTCCAGAGGATGCCCTAACTTGCAGAAACTTGAAGTTAGGGGATGTTGTTTCAGCGAACGTGCATTGGCTGAAGCTGTTCTGCAACTGACTTCTCTGAGATATTTGTGGGTGCAAGGATATAGGGCATCACCTCAACCAGGTAGTGATCTTTTGCCCATGGTTCGTGATTTCTGGAATATTGAATATATACCTCCAAGACAGGTGATTCACAATGAAAACGTAACTATCGACCATCCGGCTCAAATACTGGCGTACTACTCCCTTGCTGGCCAAAGAACTGATTATCCATCTACTGTCATTCCTTGGATATGA